TCATCATTGGACCATCAGCACTCATTAAAATTATCATATAAGGAAATAATGAATGAGTATGCAGACTTGAAGAATATACTTTATTTAATTTCATGATTTCATCTACCCAGTACCATTGCTACCAGGAGAAAAAAACTGTATCGGGAGACATGCAAAATCACACTATATCTTATATGGTAAAACTCCAACAGAGCAAGCATATACTTCACAATGAGGTTGTCTTACGGGATATACACTTTTtcttgaaaatcaaatttgtacAACTCTCAAAGAAATATAAACTATAAAGCAAGAAAATCGTTTCATAGTGTGCATAAAAAGATATACAAATAGTCAATCCATACATGCAATATTCAATTTGTCACAAGGGCCGGAAATCCATAAACACGAGACAAAACTGAAATATATACAcaacaaagaaatggcatgacaaggcaaacaatgaaaatataaaaaggaagcatGGACAGCACCTGCTGTTGATTTGGAACCTGTCCTTTGCTATCTGTGTCCATAACATACTGACTGCAGTTCTCATCCTTCCAAACCAATGCTAGTGGTGTAATTCCTGTCTGATAGTGTGCATGCCTAAGAAATAAACCAAATCAAAAGGAATCACCAAAAAGAAAAGAGCGCATaacaaatgaaaatggaaaataaacttaaccaaaagctcattattagataccacaagTAATATGTGAGAAAAGGCCCAGACACTCTGTTATTAATTCACTGCATGTTATTTCTCAAGCATTAGGAATGCCAGTTGAGAAGACTACATTTCTCAACAAATATGCAAAACAATCCATTTGCAAAATCTGTGCATTCTGACCTAGGTTAGCATAATCGGAATAAATGTGTTTTGATATTGAAAGTTCTTACGAAATTCTCTCAACATCCACAGCAGTAGCACATAAAACAATACAAAGGTTGAAGAATACGTTGTAAGGAAGGCTTGTAATTACTTGTTATAAAACAGAAGACCATCTTTGACATAAGGCACCGATCCAGTATAAGCAGCACATAAACCACTCTGGTCACAGCAGTACACTGGAACCAAACTGAACCTATACTTGTGATAATGCGAGGGAGGTTCACAAGCGCCAGTCTCAGCAAGCTTGGAATTCAACCAGAAAAACCTGAATTCTGCGGCGCAATCATAAAGCGAGTAGCCCCGCCAGCAAACCATGTCAATCACATAGTAAGTCTGATCCACCTGATAACCCAAAACAAATGAAGTTTTTCAAGAACAAGATAGTGCAGAGAGAACAAGTGAAAGACACAAATTATCAAATTGCTAAGCGATACAAAAAATGGAGATGCCTATTATCACAATATTTATaggattttatttgttttcacatGTAAAAGTAACATCCCCCAAACTCAAAACTCTTGCAAACCTACACATCGGTGCACAAGAATcaaattctttatatatatattgcttaTAAATGGAACAGTTGcattaacaagtaaaactagaggatcaaaattgaaaataaataaataaaattaaagaaaactcaGCAACGAAATAACTAACCTCGTGAAAAATGCAGTCCAAAATGGAGTAAGACTGAGCAGGACCAGAGGAATCCTTTCTTCTCGCACCATTCGGTAACTCCGACGGAAAACGGTGCAGTATCGAACCGTTCCTTAAACGACTTATCGTCGTGCCGTTGCACGAAACCACAAAGCATCGTTTTCCAGAAGGCCTAGCAAACACAAACCTGCAAAACAATAAACAGACAatcaaatttgaaattcaaatttatttGAAACGAAAACTTCTAGAAGATTCAATTAGGAACGAGAGTAAGTAAGAACTACGAACCAGTCTTGTGAGAGATTTTCGGGAATGTCGATCATCCATTCGGGATGCATCAGCTGTTTCGCGAACCATTTCCGAGCCTCCGCGCCTTTCAGCTTCGACGCTTCAACCACGTCAAGCTCCTTCGGTGACTCGGGAGCTTCGGAGTCAGGTATAAGTTCGTCGTGAAGTTCGGGTTCGGGTTCGAGTTCGTGCGGTTGTTCGAGCGATAAGGCGGTGGAGGCGAGGAATCGAGCATGGTTCTGGGCGTCGCGTCGATTCTGTGCCTGCCGGAGCAGGGACTGCTGCCTGCGCTTCTCTTGATCAGAGATCAACGGTCGTTTGAATGGACGGCGGAGATCGTGCGGTGCCATGGCTAGAGCCGCTCCTTCAGCTTCTCTCAAATCACAACACAAAATAATATACTGAACACATACACAGTTTGGCGCTTTCCCCGTCGTTTTGaacgtttttttctttttctttctttctcttttcgcTACACAGAAAAGAATCGTTTAATGGACCATCTTCAGGCCCAAAATGGGCATAGCTAAAAGTTCTGAATTTTTGTAAGCCCAAAAAGAAACAAGAGCAAAAACAAACCTACATCCGAATGCAACTCAATCTATTATTTATCTTATGACCAAAAATcatatctattatttattttttcatttggtcaaaaacaaaaaacacaaacacacacaaCTCAATTGTTGACAGAAGCCATCATCTGAGCAAAAATAGTAGGAAGAGGGATTTGCGATATATGGTTGGGATTTGACAGAATAATGGAAGAACAGGCAAAGTCTATTTCCGATAGACAAAGCAGGTTTAAAGGCAAGGGATTTGCATGATAGATGGTTAGACTTTTGAAGAGGAAAATAGTAAAACGCAGTGATATATGGTTGGGATTTTGAAGGATTTAGAGATAGTTACTAGTTAGTATAATCTGAACCGGGTTTTTGAACTCTTAATTTTGTTAACACATAACTTGACATTCGGCTGAACCGGTCATGAACAGAGAACAGTTCAAGTTGAACAGCGCTACGAAGAAGTGTGTTGAGTGGTGAGTATGGAGCAATCGCTGTGGGGTCATTTGTCGCTTCTTCTGAGGGCCAACACAAAGGAATCCGTTGAATACATTCTTGAATCACTCTGGCGAACGCGAAAGTGCGGTCTCGACTCTTCAGAACGACGTGTCATCCAAGACATCCTCCAGCTTCAAAACGACACCGACCTCGACCCCGTTAGTTGCCGTTTTAATCTTCCTTCAATTTCAACTCACCAACTGTTTGTAATAATGCTTAgctgaattctttttcttctcttctcttctatttGCAGCTTCTGGTGTGTCTTCGAATGTTGATTCGGAGGTGCGTGTATGAGAACACGAGCAAGCACGAAATCACCAAGCTCTTTCCGAATGAAGTGTTGCCGGAACTGCAGAAGCTGTTGACGATTCTGTTGCACAAGTTTCAGCCATTGTGGCAACAAGATGTGCTCAAAGATAAGGTTCGTTCATTTACTTATTCTGATTTTGATTATGAGTGCGATTTTTTCTAAGGATTGTTGTAATTtggggtgtgtgtgtgtgtgtgtgtggtgtgTTTCAGAATGTTGTGCCTAGGTTAAAGGCAATGACATGGAATATGGCAAATGTTGATGAAGATTCAACAGACCCTGCAGCTGTTATTAATTTGAAGGTATATAGGCATATAGCACCTATTCAACTGTAGTAAGATCAATCTCTTTAAATACTCTTTTCTTTTTTAGGGAGAATCACTAATTTCGTCCATGGAAGATTGAAATACTGATAAATTAATCACAAGTAGAGATGAAATTATTAGCAATTGATCTTTTAGGGgctattttgttagttttttttttatattttagagactaatttgccAAAGCTGTGCCTGTAAGGGTTTTGTTAGTTTTTTATATCTTTGAGGGTAAAACATTTTTGCTAATATGGATTATAGAAAATGTATGGTTGAATGTCAATgcatataactttttttttgttgctggtcatacaataaaattaaattctaaagttGCACATATGGTATTCAATGTATAATGGTCAAGTTCAACTTTATGATTTTCAGCTTCAAAATGATTCTCAACTTCACTCTGGAGAGCTTGATGTTAAGTTCCGGTTGGCTACGGACACTCTAGAGATGATGCTGAAATCAATGCACAGTATTAGAGACCAATTTTCAACCTCAGTAAATATTTTCCTGAAATTTGTTCTTTAATATAGTATTGGATAGGAAtagaattctatttttattttggctTTGTGATATTTTAATTAGCCTGTCTTATGTTGTTAGGAGGAGGTACCAAATGGCCATTAGTAACAGTAAACCAGTGGAGTTTCACACGAGATGTGTCATAAAGAATGGTATGCATGACTAACTTGGTGTGCTGCTTTTCTTAGTGTTTGTTTGGTTGTCAAGGTAAAAATTAAGTAGAATTTGTGGGTGAGTTCCGTGTAATTTTACACAttaaaatcaaaatgaaaatttCCTTCTTATGTTCACTCTGCAACCAAACATACCCTTAGTAGACTAAAGCTGGCCAAATTTTTTGTGGCAAAAAATAATCTGATTGATATTTTAACCTAATCAAATTGCATTCTTGACATATTTGAAATTTTCTTTCAGCGAGGGATGCAACTATATTGTGTTGTGTTTCTACCCAAGTTGTTAAAAGTTTTTATTAGATGTAATCTTCTATGAGAAACAGTTCATAACATGTTTAATAGCGCTTCAATGGCCAAGTGATTAAGAGAAATGGAAATAAAATTGCCAGGTCGACTCTAGACTCCCCAGACCATTACATGTAAAACTGTAAACATCTGTtagattttgagtatatatatatggctGATCCTTAAACACTCTGTACTAAGTAAAGAGTGCTGTATTTACCAACTAAACCAATCTTAGctcttcatttattttttttatatcaatgattaaaatttataatttataatttataatttagggtttagaattCATAGTTTAAATTTTAGGGTTTATATCAAGGGGCGTCCTTACTTTCTCCAAAGCGCATTAGCATTTGCCTATATATATTGGTATGTGATTTAGTTTCAAATTCTCTAATTTGTCACTTCTGATATCTTGCAGATAATAGAAGTGTGTAATATCTGCCAAATATTGATGCTGTGTCTGTATTTATAAAGTTAATACTTGATGGTGATTTCAACTTGATCTGAGTTTTGGATCTTTGCGTATTTGAAGGGGGCATTCAAGCTGCATTGACATTTGTGGTGGTGGTGAGGGAGTAGTTGAAGCATGATTCGGACTGATCCTTAAAAACtgaccaaacctttggcatttgATGATTGGTttggtatttattattatttttaaatgtttataTAGTCATGCTTTTTAGATGAGAACATTCTAATCTGATACAACTTGCGTTAATATAACGTCATAGTTTAATGGATAGAGTAGTTTCCTTCCCTTGATGGAAGCTATTCTATTGCGTAATTCATGGATGTGACAACCCCATTTGTAATGGGAATATAgaagtttcaactttcaacaaATAAATATGCATACTTAATTACttagcattttttttattaaacgcgaaaataaaaatagtacatAAAAGTTTAGATTAGTTTGGCGCTAGTCATCGCACTGAATAAAAAAGTAATGCATAAAATTTTCGGCTTTTTTAACTGCAAATACAGATATCTATGGATCATTTACTAAACTGACTTTTGTATTAGCAGCAAAAATTAACAGGTAATTGTAAAATATGAAATTCTTTTTACTGATCAAGACACATAATAGTTGTGCAATATGCAGACTATAAACTTTTGTTAAATAGTGATGTTTAAAATTTAGTGAGAATGGTGCCtcctattatttatttatttattttgtttggttCCATCAAGTGCAATCTTGTTACCTCTTTGTTGAACAAAGTTCCGTTGGATTTTCTGAAAAATCTAAGTATCTAATCTTACCAGCTGTGTAGGGATCCAGTGAACTCTTCCACCTGTTTTGGTTCTGTTCTTTTCTTGTTGGCAAAGACATAGTGATAATGTGTAActatgtaaataacagaaatatcTTGGTTTTTTTGACAGTGGGAATGTGGCAGTCTCGTGAGGGATGTCATGTGATGTGTATTTCATTGGTTAAATGATCACAAtattcttcccttttttttctttttctttttttcccctttGGGTATAATCACAACAATATTCTTCTTTGTTATCAACAATCAAGTGTTTGGAATAAAGTTACCAATCTATATAGCCAGTTAGGGCGTGATTGAAACTGAAAGCGCCTGaccaaaaataaaaaggaaagaaactGAAAgaggatatttttttttctttttcttttttcttttttttaaaatccaaATTCAAATATAACTATTGATTGATTAATTAAAGTAACTAAGGAAGAGTAATACAATGACTTGTGTACAATGTCGAGAATTGGAAttctgaaaaaaagaaaaattaaaatcgtaCTTCGATAGCGACTTTATCTAATTATTATAGATATAGTTAATAGATTATTATCATTGACTCATATTTTGTATGCAAAGTTActcatatattaaaaataaataaataaataaaacgcaAACTAATAGTAGAATACAACTTATCCTAGTAAATTTTTAGGATTAAGTACTATTTTAGCATATATAGTTTTAGTCGAAAATCAAAATTATTAAGTATTATTTTGGCCTTTATAGTTTTAGTcgaaaatcaaaattatttttaaatttttttgttgcaTTCGAAAtcatttcgaaaattaaattttattttaaaattatttttcattcaaaaaatcattcatatttattcttttctctctcctttttatcatatttttatggACTTCATCCTCACAAAAAACTTtcttttaaaagaattttatacACATAAAATTATGTTTGACATTAAATTGAAAacttaataaattaatcaaacaaattaacaaaaaaaaattatagaaaaataatgctaattggaaacaatgaatttaaaaaaaggtaaaaattaaaattaaaaataaaaattagatcattaattaattatttaattttaaattttaaaatttgaaaaattaggattagtatTTAAACTCATTCACACTACGTACGGCTATTCCTAATCTCACTATAACCTCTAATACACGTCTAAAACTCGCTGTCATCTTCTCCGGTCCTCACCTCGCGCCGCTGCACTTCCCGTCGGCCATACCGACGCCATCGCAGCCTCCCGCAGACTCCGCCTCCGCCGGTCAGCCCGATGCGCCTCGCCCTCCGACGCTTAACCCGACGCTGTTGCCGCTGTTTTCACACCACTCTCTCCTGGCCACGTTGTTACGGTGTTGCGCAACCCTTTCGTGGAGTTGCTGCTGCATCGTTCCGGTTTGTCGTTTTGAGACGCCGAAATTTCTGATAAAAGCCATTGGAGAATGAATCATCAATGGAGTCATCAATTCGTTCATCCCGTCGTCCAGGTTGTCGCTGCCGGATGTGACACGGTAACATTTTAACTTTTTCTCAGGTAATCTTCCTTATTCGCTTTTCATTCTCGTAACCCTTCcataaattttatgttttcatttaGCTGGTGATTGGAAAAACATGGTGACATGCATGTACATGACGACATATAGGAGAAAGATGGGAAATAAGATAATATTTGAAGGCATAAAGAATGCGGGTCACCTAGTTCACATGGAGAGATTTTGTGCATTCAATGTCTCTCAACCATTTAATATTAATTCAATGGTCAATTTAGaatggtcattttagtaggtatgcggatggttattttaattgttatgtggattattattttgattgaattgggtttagttatatataattaaaatatattggaTGTTCAACTTATTAAGTAGGcgaatgattatttttatccttaaatagATTGTTATTTTCACTATGGGTGATCGACGGCGGTGGCAAAGTGTGGCAAGCCAATCAGCAACGGTAAAgtgggatgattattgatgaaggtaGGGGTGGCAACCGGTTGGAAAAGAAGAGGGTAATGGAGTGAAAGTTTTGATAAATTAGGGTTTGAGATggttatttttttagaataattgagtgatttttttattatttaggtaATTTGtggagtgttttttattttttatatgtatttggACTAAATCTGCAgtctattattcacattgtttggACTcctcattgtctccctagcggaatCGATTAACAAATTAATAAGAGAGGACTCAATTCACCTACCAGAATTTCAGCAACAACCTCGAGAAGCAGAGCAGCACAGCCGAGACCAAGACAATGAGGGCGAGAAGCAGCTCGACGACCATGACAGAGCAGCACGGCGAGAATGACGAGAAGCAAAGATGCATAATGAGATTGGAGAGAAGCAACACAACGCTCCTCCCACACCCCACCACTAACCTCatactttctctcttctttttccaaAAGCACAAGTCTGAGCTTCTGTTTAGAAGAGATGGATATCCATAGCCATTTAAGCAAGCTTGGTAGCTGTGGAGATTCGTTTCAATAAACAGTTGCAACTCGTCAAAAAATGGAGGCAGCACTTGGTGGCGGAGTGGCAAAAATGGAGGCGCGACCAAAGAGTTCACTAGTGCGAAGTAGGGGCAATGGGATAGGTGCAATGAGAACCACAGAAAATCCCAAAAGCGGTGACAAGCCGCTAGTTTAGTTGGTTGATGAGCTATGTTGTCTTGAGAAAGTAGATGAGGGCAGATAATCTCTTggcttttttgaaaaagatgtattTTTTGGGAAGATGAGAGTACTTGTATCTAGAAATTAAGAAAATGATGatattaaaataaagtttaatgtTGGAGACAAttttaaatgcaaaaaaaaaaattaaagatgatcTTAATTTTCgactaaaatcataaaaattaaaatcgtacttaatctaaaatttttattttttagtatatttttactaGCATTTTCACTTATTTATACGGGCAATTTACATAATTAGATCAAATTAGTTTTGAATTTACGCAATTGTGATTTTTTGAAATAGGTTACAtctttgttttgttttaaatttatgtaAACCGCTA
This region of Arachis hypogaea cultivar Tifrunner chromosome 8, arahy.Tifrunner.gnm2.J5K5, whole genome shotgun sequence genomic DNA includes:
- the LOC112708155 gene encoding uncharacterized protein gives rise to the protein MAPHDLRRPFKRPLISDQEKRRQQSLLRQAQNRRDAQNHARFLASTALSLEQPHELEPEPELHDELIPDSEAPESPKELDVVEASKLKGAEARKWFAKQLMHPEWMIDIPENLSQDWFVFARPSGKRCFVVSCNGTTISRLRNGSILHRFPSELPNGARRKDSSGPAQSYSILDCIFHEVDQTYYVIDMVCWRGYSLYDCAAEFRFFWLNSKLAETGACEPPSHYHKYRFSLVPVYCCDQSGLCAAYTGSVPYVKDGLLFYNKHAHYQTGITPLALVWKDENCSQYVMDTDSKGQVPNQQQVVLELQEGGKLCTSDDPPVVFGCLDGGFMHESELHSGCLVRFAIGEGGLVLVDGKLEKADLNYLGKANRARASADSFSKVMFQYSVRHSPLRIDDLLGSVNSAADESNKVCDIEMDG
- the LOC112708156 gene encoding uncharacterized protein, translated to MEQSLWGHLSLLLRANTKESVEYILESLWRTRKCGLDSSERRVIQDILQLQNDTDLDPLLVCLRMLIRRCVYENTSKHEITKLFPNEVLPELQKLLTILLHKFQPLWQQDVLKDKNVVPRLKAMTWNMANVDEDSTDPAAVINLKLQNDSQLHSGELDVKFRLATDTLEMMLKSMHSIRDQFSTSEEVPNGH